In Parasphingorhabdus halotolerans, a single window of DNA contains:
- a CDS encoding LysR family transcriptional regulator: MLFPRFSISNRFMDWEDVKTFREVMAAGTVRAAAKVLKVHHSTVSRRIEQLERSLDAALFERRPEGYFPTQAGEELARAAGQFNDDLVTVERQIVGRDNQLSGSIKVTMAEPFATTLFAPHLAEFCEEYPRLELEIITSYDLLDVARREADVAIRMDNNPPQTLVGKRLFAYTTSIYAHPDYLAGHDFVNHPDEARWLGWNDRESRYPDWTQDTEFARVPVWGNFESIALQLEMAARKMGLIAVPCMAGDSHPDLVRATERVPTPSRDIWILTHDDLRNTARVRAFMEFAEKVLREHKQQLTGQLVP, from the coding sequence ATGCTATTTCCGCGCTTTTCGATTAGTAATCGCTTCATGGACTGGGAAGATGTTAAAACATTCCGCGAAGTTATGGCTGCCGGCACGGTTCGGGCGGCGGCGAAAGTGCTCAAGGTGCATCATTCAACCGTTAGTCGGCGGATCGAGCAACTGGAACGATCGTTGGATGCCGCGTTGTTCGAGCGTAGGCCAGAAGGCTATTTTCCGACCCAGGCGGGCGAGGAGTTGGCGCGCGCTGCCGGGCAGTTCAATGACGATCTGGTGACGGTGGAGCGGCAAATTGTCGGTCGTGATAATCAGCTGTCAGGTTCAATCAAGGTAACCATGGCAGAGCCTTTCGCGACCACGCTGTTTGCACCGCATCTGGCGGAATTTTGCGAAGAATATCCGCGACTGGAGCTTGAGATTATCACAAGCTATGATCTGCTGGATGTAGCCAGGCGTGAGGCGGATGTTGCTATTCGCATGGACAATAATCCGCCGCAAACACTGGTTGGCAAGAGGCTTTTTGCCTATACAACATCCATCTATGCGCACCCGGATTATCTCGCGGGCCATGATTTTGTCAACCATCCGGATGAGGCACGCTGGCTCGGCTGGAATGATCGCGAAAGCCGTTATCCTGACTGGACACAAGATACAGAATTTGCGCGGGTTCCGGTATGGGGAAATTTCGAAAGTATTGCTTTGCAGCTGGAGATGGCGGCGCGAAAAATGGGCCTTATCGCTGTGCCGTGCATGGCGGGCGATAGTCATCCCGATCTTGTGCGCGCGACAGAGCGCGTGCCGACACCATCCCGTGACATCTGGATTTTGACCCATGATGATTTGCGCAACACGGCGCGGGTGCGCGCGTTTATGGAATTTGCCGAGAAAGTCCTGCGGGAACACAAGCAGCAATTAACCGGTCAACTTGTCCCGTGA
- a CDS encoding MAPEG family protein codes for MTIPVIAAATGAIIIILQALLMVMAGAYRAKSGINMGTGDDPVMERKIRRHGNLAENAGLFIAVLALAEMTVVPDNIVQIIAIVFVVARISHAIALSSVAGSHGGTSGNGGKFFVVARVIGAFGTLASFLALGGFLLNGLIR; via the coding sequence ATGACTATACCCGTTATCGCCGCAGCCACTGGCGCAATCATTATCATTTTGCAAGCCTTGCTCATGGTTATGGCTGGAGCTTATCGCGCAAAATCCGGTATAAATATGGGCACCGGCGATGATCCTGTTATGGAACGAAAAATTCGCCGTCACGGCAATCTGGCCGAAAATGCGGGGCTGTTCATTGCGGTGCTTGCTCTTGCGGAGATGACAGTGGTTCCGGATAATATTGTCCAGATCATTGCGATAGTTTTTGTTGTAGCCCGAATTTCCCATGCCATTGCGCTGTCCAGCGTGGCCGGGTCACATGGTGGCACTAGTGGCAATGGCGGAAAGTTTTTCGTCGTCGCTCGAGTTATCGGTGCCTTTGGAACGCTTGCTTCTTTTCTTGCGCTCGGTGGATTTTTGCTCAACGGCCTTATTCGATAA
- a CDS encoding DUF1993 family protein has product MTITLSETFKGATAQAFRGLTNVLKKAKAEAEKTGAPEAAYLDHRLFPDMNDMKWQVQMITEFAVRGAARMTGVATEDLPNLPMEGDTFDALIERIESCGETFAKADDTVIDGNADMKISMPVGPEQTMELDGKTYVMSFYLPNLFFHVTTAYNMARTQGVPVGKRDFMGM; this is encoded by the coding sequence ATGACCATCACCCTCTCTGAAACTTTCAAAGGTGCCACCGCCCAGGCATTCCGCGGGCTGACAAACGTGCTCAAAAAAGCAAAGGCCGAAGCGGAAAAAACCGGCGCACCGGAAGCCGCATATCTGGATCACCGGCTGTTTCCCGATATGAATGACATGAAATGGCAGGTGCAGATGATCACCGAATTTGCCGTGCGCGGCGCGGCGCGGATGACCGGCGTTGCCACCGAAGACTTACCAAACCTGCCGATGGAAGGCGATACGTTTGATGCCTTGATCGAACGGATAGAAAGCTGCGGCGAGACTTTTGCCAAGGCGGATGACACCGTGATTGATGGCAATGCAGATATGAAAATCTCGATGCCGGTTGGCCCGGAACAGACCATGGAACTGGACGGCAAGACTTATGTCATGAGCTTCTACCTCCCCAACCTCTTCTTCCATGTCACCACCGCCTACAACATGGCCCGCACTCAAGGTGTGCCGGTTGGCAAGCGAGATTTTATGGGAATGTGA
- a CDS encoding energy transducer TonB codes for MSYVNQNKGSQRIKSLVAVIVIHAVLGYALVSGTGVDISSAVSDGFKVIALSPEPPPEPVREPAPKKAEAKEAEGAASAENLKAKPTQIVAPKPKVKLKVKSPVRAAPKPGPGNDATAGASDRKGPGFGAGGAGDGTGSGRGGDGSGGGGMVSGPAHKSGAITRKDIPRAVWKSGVGGTVVARFMVEPDGRATACEIRQSSGYAELDNETCRLLTTRFRFEPARDAQGKGIRAAYGWRQDWWHGRRKN; via the coding sequence ATGAGTTATGTGAACCAGAACAAAGGAAGCCAGCGGATCAAGTCGCTGGTTGCGGTCATCGTGATCCATGCCGTTCTGGGTTATGCGCTGGTCAGTGGAACGGGCGTTGATATATCCAGCGCAGTGAGCGACGGCTTCAAGGTGATCGCCCTGTCACCGGAACCGCCGCCCGAGCCAGTTAGAGAACCTGCACCGAAAAAAGCCGAGGCGAAGGAGGCCGAAGGCGCTGCGTCTGCAGAAAACCTGAAGGCCAAACCGACACAGATTGTGGCGCCAAAGCCTAAAGTGAAATTGAAAGTGAAATCCCCGGTTCGGGCTGCACCAAAGCCCGGACCCGGCAATGATGCCACTGCTGGTGCGTCAGACCGGAAGGGCCCCGGCTTCGGTGCAGGTGGCGCTGGCGACGGCACGGGCAGCGGACGCGGCGGTGATGGTTCAGGCGGCGGTGGGATGGTGTCCGGGCCCGCTCATAAATCCGGTGCGATCACCCGTAAGGATATTCCCCGCGCTGTCTGGAAATCCGGAGTCGGCGGAACAGTCGTGGCACGCTTCATGGTCGAACCCGATGGCCGGGCGACAGCTTGCGAAATCAGGCAATCGAGCGGCTATGCGGAGCTCGACAATGAAACCTGCCGGCTGCTTACGACCCGTTTCCGGTTCGAACCTGCTCGCGACGCGCAGGGTAAAGGCATACGTGCAGCTTACGGATGGCGGCAGGATTGGTGGCACGGGCGGCGCAAAAACTGA
- a CDS encoding YeiH family protein, producing the protein MAILLVDDHAIFPGQMSEPARNLPMGADLYGELLITADDRPTTIRKTIPGLLLAFIASLAAAWLSEHYGVPLILMGLLIGLGLNFVNQDKRLAPGLTFASQTLLRIGIVLIGAKVTLAQFGALGLPAFGALLVIMLSVIAAGILAAKFLKQDMLFGLLAGGATAICGASAALALWSLIGEKRIDQARFTLVLVGIFMMSAMALAFYPAIAGILELSDRQAGFLIGASIHDVAQAIGGGFSYSQAAGEIATIVKLTRVALLAPLVAIFAIWLRAQAKKTGADDVTLGSAVPRFGLPWFIIGFILLVLVNSMFNLPGTLVGYSQDLASWMLLLSVVATAMKSNMSALLTQGWRSFVPVIAATAVAFFMALGAAMLL; encoded by the coding sequence TTGGCCATATTGCTCGTTGATGATCACGCGATTTTCCCCGGCCAGATGAGCGAGCCTGCACGCAATTTGCCAATGGGCGCAGATCTTTATGGTGAGCTGCTGATCACGGCAGATGACCGGCCCACCACCATCCGCAAAACGATCCCCGGCCTTTTGCTGGCGTTCATCGCATCGCTCGCGGCGGCATGGCTGAGTGAACATTATGGCGTGCCGCTAATCCTGATGGGCTTGCTGATCGGGCTGGGTCTGAATTTTGTTAATCAGGACAAGCGCCTCGCGCCCGGACTCACTTTCGCTTCGCAGACCCTGTTGCGCATCGGCATAGTTTTGATTGGTGCGAAGGTCACATTGGCGCAATTTGGCGCTCTCGGCCTGCCTGCGTTCGGGGCGCTACTGGTGATCATGCTCAGCGTGATTGCAGCGGGCATATTGGCGGCGAAATTTTTGAAACAGGATATGCTTTTTGGGCTGCTGGCTGGCGGCGCGACCGCCATTTGCGGGGCGTCGGCAGCATTGGCCTTATGGAGTTTGATCGGCGAAAAACGGATTGATCAAGCGCGTTTCACTCTGGTGCTGGTCGGCATTTTCATGATGAGCGCGATGGCGCTGGCCTTTTATCCCGCCATTGCCGGGATACTGGAATTGAGCGACAGGCAGGCCGGTTTTCTGATTGGCGCTTCCATTCATGATGTCGCACAGGCGATTGGCGGCGGTTTTTCCTATTCGCAAGCCGCCGGCGAGATTGCGACTATTGTCAAGCTGACGCGGGTTGCGCTGCTAGCCCCGCTTGTCGCTATTTTTGCCATCTGGTTGCGCGCGCAAGCCAAAAAAACGGGAGCTGATGATGTCACTCTTGGTAGCGCAGTGCCGCGCTTTGGCCTGCCGTGGTTCATTATCGGGTTTATTCTTCTGGTGCTGGTAAACTCGATGTTCAATTTGCCCGGCACTCTGGTTGGATATAGCCAGGATTTGGCGTCCTGGATGCTGCTTCTATCGGTCGTAGCAACGGCAATGAAATCCAACATGAGCGCGCTTTTGACCCAAGGGTGGCGCAGCTTTGTGCCGGTTATCGCGGCAACGGCAGTAGCGTTTTTCATGGCGCTCGGAGCTGCCATGCTGCTTTAA
- a CDS encoding DJ-1/PfpI family protein — protein MTDAFSAPKPFHIVFLIFDGITQLDFTGPAQVLARLPGAVIHTAVKKVKPIQTDSGFAILPSTNFADCPQADLLCVPGGFGTREVIQDQATINFVRDQAKGAQYVTSVCTGSLTLGAAGLLNGKRATSHWAYTDLLEKFGARHEKARVVKDGNVITAGGVTSGVDFALTVLAEVAGQQLAEAVQLSLEYDPNPPFNSGHPDIADPKLITALHERVYGKQASDLADIIDKL, from the coding sequence ATGACCGATGCTTTCAGTGCACCCAAACCCTTCCACATCGTCTTCCTGATCTTTGACGGGATTACCCAGCTTGATTTTACCGGCCCTGCGCAGGTTCTGGCACGCTTGCCAGGGGCGGTAATCCACACAGCCGTCAAAAAGGTGAAACCAATTCAGACGGATAGCGGCTTTGCAATCCTGCCTTCGACCAATTTTGCCGATTGTCCGCAAGCAGACTTGCTTTGCGTCCCAGGCGGGTTTGGCACCCGCGAAGTGATCCAGGATCAAGCGACAATCAACTTTGTGCGCGATCAGGCAAAGGGAGCGCAATATGTCACCTCGGTCTGCACCGGATCGCTGACGCTCGGCGCGGCAGGACTGCTCAATGGGAAACGCGCGACAAGCCACTGGGCCTATACCGACCTGCTCGAAAAGTTCGGCGCGCGCCATGAAAAGGCGCGGGTGGTCAAAGATGGCAATGTGATTACCGCTGGCGGTGTGACATCCGGCGTTGATTTTGCCCTGACGGTCCTCGCCGAGGTCGCTGGTCAACAGCTCGCCGAAGCGGTGCAACTCAGCCTTGAATATGACCCTAACCCGCCGTTTAACAGCGGCCATCCCGATATTGCCGATCCAAAATTGATCACCGCGCTGCACGAACGCGTTTATGGCAAGCAAGCGTCGGACTTGGCTGACATAATAGATAAGCTATAG
- a CDS encoding MFS transporter, which translates to MSDPDKSENTAPPRISEFKLFLFALASAAVVANGYYIHPLVTPVAEEFGVSGATIGLVPAFNQIALALGILLLLPLGDRINNRKLVTIFVIGQFFAMLTMALSGSFMLFVTASSLLGFFTITPYLLPAYVTQRVRPGRIGHVTGIMTAGVTLGILVSRVGGGLLGHYFGWRSAFWVGVGSMALLVILLPLIMERRQDENPSGVEPPRYGELLRSLWPIMKSLPEVPLGGLMQALSFGLFLALWLAIGLHLPRNGYGVDTVGYLAIIAAINVLASPYAGKFADRIGAERARVYFSFLQLVGVFILPFAGQNLWLLVIAIIFNTLGGASIDVCSRTIMFSRAPEIRTRLMTIYVVIMFIGGGISSWLGTATYEFYGWGGISTMAIIYALSIMGLALWGLGFKKS; encoded by the coding sequence ATGTCCGACCCCGATAAATCCGAAAACACCGCACCGCCGCGGATCAGCGAGTTCAAGCTGTTTCTGTTCGCTCTCGCCTCTGCGGCGGTGGTTGCCAATGGCTATTATATCCACCCGCTGGTCACACCGGTGGCGGAAGAATTCGGCGTTAGCGGCGCGACCATCGGGTTGGTCCCGGCGTTCAACCAGATTGCGCTGGCGCTAGGCATTTTGCTGCTGCTGCCGCTCGGCGACCGGATTAACAATCGCAAGCTGGTGACGATTTTTGTCATCGGTCAATTTTTTGCGATGCTGACCATGGCTTTGTCCGGCAGTTTCATGCTGTTTGTTACCGCCTCATCGCTGCTGGGGTTTTTCACGATAACGCCCTATTTGTTGCCGGCCTATGTGACGCAGCGCGTCCGCCCGGGACGCATCGGCCATGTCACGGGGATTATGACTGCCGGCGTCACCCTGGGAATATTGGTCAGCCGGGTCGGCGGCGGATTGCTTGGCCATTATTTCGGCTGGCGCTCGGCCTTTTGGGTGGGTGTTGGGTCTATGGCCTTGCTCGTGATCTTGTTGCCGTTAATTATGGAGCGCAGGCAGGACGAGAATCCGTCCGGCGTAGAGCCGCCACGCTATGGCGAATTGTTGCGCTCGCTCTGGCCAATAATGAAGTCTTTACCGGAAGTCCCTCTCGGCGGGCTGATGCAGGCGCTGTCCTTTGGGCTGTTTCTCGCCCTATGGCTCGCTATCGGGCTGCATTTGCCGCGCAATGGTTACGGCGTTGATACGGTCGGCTATCTTGCTATCATAGCGGCGATAAATGTTCTCGCCTCGCCCTATGCCGGAAAATTCGCGGACCGGATCGGCGCTGAACGGGCGCGGGTCTATTTTTCTTTTCTCCAGTTGGTGGGCGTGTTCATATTGCCGTTTGCCGGACAAAATCTCTGGTTGCTGGTGATAGCAATAATCTTCAACACGTTGGGCGGCGCTTCTATCGATGTCTGCAGCCGGACGATCATGTTCAGCCGCGCGCCCGAAATCAGAACCCGGTTGATGACCATCTATGTCGTCATCATGTTCATCGGCGGCGGAATATCCAGCTGGCTGGGAACAGCGACCTATGAATTTTACGGCTGGGGCGGGATTTCAACAATGGCGATCATTTATGCACTATCAATCATGGGATTGGCGCTATGGGGTTTAGGCTTCAAAAAGTCCTAG
- a CDS encoding NADP-dependent oxidoreductase yields MTTRQIWQLESRPEGNDFVSAIRLVEEQIPPLADGEVLVKNIYLSMDAGTRMWMTAREDGYNPPLPLGSPITGLTMGYVAASNAAGFAEGDLVRGFGQWSDQSVVHAELGGLFKLDDSVEDIRQHFGVLGMNGWTALWGLIETAKIQPGENVLVSAAAGSTGMLACQIAKILGCNVYGLAGGAEKCRWLEDEIGITKAIDYKTADIGAELGQIQDGINAYFDNVAGPILDAVLPNMALYGRIALCGLMAQYSGDGRARGPEHFDQILMKRLSVIGFFSPDFMDQGERLTAQLKTWLDDSKLQMPFDVTEGLENTLDAYERLFTGANIGKVLVKL; encoded by the coding sequence ATGACAACAAGACAAATCTGGCAACTGGAAAGCCGTCCGGAAGGTAACGACTTTGTTTCCGCAATCAGGCTGGTTGAGGAGCAGATACCGCCGCTTGCTGACGGCGAGGTGTTGGTGAAAAATATCTATCTCTCGATGGATGCTGGCACCCGCATGTGGATGACGGCGCGGGAAGACGGTTATAATCCGCCGCTGCCGTTGGGATCGCCAATCACAGGTCTGACGATGGGATATGTTGCCGCCTCCAATGCAGCGGGTTTTGCCGAAGGCGATCTGGTGCGCGGTTTCGGGCAATGGTCGGACCAGTCGGTTGTTCACGCAGAACTGGGCGGTCTATTCAAACTTGATGATAGCGTCGAAGACATCCGCCAGCATTTCGGAGTGCTTGGCATGAACGGCTGGACTGCGCTTTGGGGTCTGATCGAGACAGCAAAAATTCAGCCCGGAGAGAATGTGCTGGTTTCCGCTGCGGCGGGTTCGACCGGGATGTTGGCATGTCAGATCGCCAAAATATTAGGTTGCAATGTTTACGGTCTCGCGGGGGGTGCAGAGAAGTGCCGCTGGCTTGAGGACGAGATCGGTATCACCAAGGCGATTGACTATAAGACCGCCGATATTGGCGCGGAACTAGGCCAGATACAGGACGGTATAAACGCCTATTTCGATAATGTTGCAGGACCGATACTCGATGCGGTGCTCCCCAACATGGCGTTATACGGGCGTATCGCGCTATGCGGACTCATGGCGCAATATAGCGGCGACGGGCGGGCTCGCGGTCCTGAACATTTTGACCAGATCCTCATGAAGCGACTTTCGGTGATCGGCTTTTTCTCGCCCGACTTTATGGACCAGGGAGAGCGATTGACAGCGCAGCTCAAGACTTGGCTGGATGACAGCAAATTACAGATGCCGTTTGATGTCACCGAGGGGCTGGAGAATACGCTTGATGCTTATGAAAGGCTTTTTACCGGCGCTAATATCGGCAAGGTTCTGGTGAAGCTCTAG
- a CDS encoding L-serine ammonia-lyase, whose translation MVASTFELFKIGVGPSSSHTMGPMLAAALFIGRVAETGKLAQVTRLETLLFGSLALTGKGHATDRAILLGLSGQKPEKIEPDAADILVSEIRGTKRIRLNSEHEIAFNEDADVIFDQKKRLDFHSNAMRFNAFNGDTLVETRVYYSVGGGAILDEDQIGANNPEAGLWDVPHAFCSGADLLKIAADKNISIADIMRNNERTAKGDNEISGDIRKIVDAMSACIDRGIKNGGILPGGLKVKRRAPLIYGRLMERQERALSDPLTILDWVNLWALAVNEENAAGGKVVTAPTNGAAGIVPSVLRFYERFAPKADEAGVETFILTAAAIGSLFKENASISGAEVGCQGEVGVACSMAAAGLTAAWGGTPLQVENAAEIGMEHNLGLTCDPVGGLVQVPCIERNAVGAVKAIEAARLAILGDGTHRVSLDEVIETMRKTGLDMSERYKETSQGGLAVNLVEC comes from the coding sequence ATGGTCGCTAGCACATTTGAACTTTTTAAAATTGGTGTCGGGCCTTCCAGTTCCCACACGATGGGACCGATGCTGGCGGCAGCGTTATTCATCGGTCGCGTCGCTGAGACTGGGAAGCTGGCACAGGTCACGCGGCTGGAAACCCTGCTTTTTGGTTCGCTGGCATTGACCGGCAAGGGCCATGCTACGGACCGCGCGATATTGCTTGGTCTCTCTGGGCAAAAGCCCGAAAAAATCGAGCCGGATGCTGCAGACATTTTGGTGAGCGAAATTCGTGGAACAAAGCGAATCAGGTTGAACAGTGAACACGAAATTGCTTTTAACGAAGATGCAGACGTCATCTTCGACCAGAAAAAGCGCCTCGATTTTCACAGTAATGCGATGCGTTTCAACGCGTTTAATGGTGATACGCTGGTCGAGACCCGCGTCTATTATTCGGTTGGAGGCGGGGCGATATTGGATGAAGACCAGATCGGAGCCAATAATCCTGAAGCTGGTCTGTGGGACGTCCCGCATGCTTTTTGTTCCGGCGCGGACCTCCTCAAAATTGCAGCAGACAAGAATATTTCGATTGCCGATATCATGCGCAATAATGAGCGGACGGCAAAGGGCGACAACGAGATCAGTGGCGATATCAGAAAAATTGTTGATGCCATGTCGGCCTGTATCGATCGTGGCATAAAGAATGGCGGTATCCTGCCAGGTGGTTTGAAAGTCAAACGCCGCGCCCCGTTGATCTACGGACGTCTGATGGAACGTCAGGAGCGGGCATTATCTGACCCGCTTACAATTCTCGATTGGGTGAACCTCTGGGCGCTGGCGGTGAACGAGGAAAACGCGGCGGGCGGCAAAGTCGTGACGGCCCCCACCAATGGAGCCGCTGGAATCGTCCCTTCGGTGCTGCGCTTCTATGAAAGATTTGCTCCGAAGGCAGATGAAGCTGGCGTTGAGACTTTCATCCTCACTGCCGCCGCCATTGGTTCGCTATTCAAGGAAAATGCTTCAATATCCGGCGCTGAAGTCGGCTGTCAGGGGGAAGTAGGCGTGGCCTGTTCCATGGCCGCTGCTGGCTTGACTGCCGCTTGGGGCGGCACACCGCTGCAGGTTGAGAATGCCGCCGAAATCGGCATGGAGCATAATCTCGGCCTGACCTGCGATCCGGTTGGGGGGCTCGTGCAGGTGCCGTGCATTGAGCGCAATGCTGTTGGCGCGGTAAAAGCGATTGAGGCCGCGCGACTTGCCATATTAGGGGATGGCACCCACCGCGTCAGTCTGGATGAGGTCATCGAAACGATGCGCAAGACAGGGCTGGATATGTCCGAGCGCTACAAGGAAACATCGCAAGGCGGATTGGCTGTCAATCTGGTGGAATGCTGA
- a CDS encoding DUF885 domain-containing protein, with product MTKTLKMLMATVGLAAFITTGSLAAAQTVVYSKAPDTQTAVEGIATTESDRLNIWFDQKFEEELEYSPIRQTTLGRKTNYGDLDDFSTAAEDRQLAWRRAATEEMKSKFDYDKLTPEAKISWDMWLFRLAQAEAAVPFRSNDYVLHHFNGTHAFIPTFLINQHRVESEADMVAYISRLEQSGRALNQLLDLAYENAKAGTRPPRFSYEEIINQAEKITAGAPFTKGEPSAIWKDTLEKIAGLVESKTITEARAESLREQARKALTTKMQPAYARIIDWFKADLPNSDAEARGVSALNNGEAFYNYRLANQTTTNLTADEIHNIGLSEVARIRGEMEAIKDKVNFEGDLQAFFAFLRADDQFYFSEDDKGAQDYIDAAEKHLAFIKTKLPEFFGTLPKADLVVKRVEPFREQDGAAQHYRTGTPDGSRPGTYYAHLSDMRAMPIHSLEVIAYHEGNPGHHMQSSIAQELTGIPKFRAQGGYIPAFGEGWGLYSELLAKEMGAYADPYSDFGRLTTEMWRSIRLVVDTGLHSKGWSQEKAVQYFLANSPIPETAVRSEVKRYLVMPGQATSYKIGMLKILELRAKAEKELGDKLDIRGFHDTVLGGGSVPLNILEKVIDQWIANEKAS from the coding sequence ATGACCAAAACACTCAAGATGCTTATGGCCACCGTTGGTCTGGCCGCCTTCATAACGACCGGTTCGTTGGCGGCGGCTCAAACAGTCGTCTATTCCAAGGCACCAGATACTCAAACTGCCGTCGAGGGGATTGCCACCACCGAAAGCGATCGCCTCAACATCTGGTTTGACCAGAAATTTGAGGAAGAGCTGGAATATAGCCCGATCCGCCAGACTACGCTCGGCCGAAAAACAAATTATGGCGATCTTGACGATTTCAGCACCGCCGCTGAAGATCGTCAGCTGGCATGGCGACGTGCTGCGACCGAGGAGATGAAAAGTAAATTTGACTACGATAAGCTAACCCCGGAGGCGAAAATCTCATGGGACATGTGGCTGTTCCGGCTGGCGCAGGCCGAAGCGGCGGTGCCATTTCGTTCAAACGACTATGTGTTGCATCATTTTAATGGCACCCATGCCTTTATCCCCACATTTCTGATCAACCAGCACCGGGTCGAAAGCGAGGCGGATATGGTTGCTTATATATCGCGCCTCGAACAAAGCGGGCGGGCGTTGAACCAATTGCTCGATCTGGCCTATGAAAATGCCAAGGCAGGCACACGGCCACCGCGCTTTTCCTACGAGGAAATTATCAATCAGGCGGAAAAGATAACAGCCGGCGCGCCGTTCACAAAAGGGGAGCCATCGGCGATCTGGAAAGATACACTGGAGAAGATCGCCGGGCTAGTGGAGAGCAAGACGATCACCGAAGCGCGCGCCGAGTCATTGCGCGAGCAAGCGCGAAAGGCGCTCACCACCAAGATGCAACCAGCCTACGCACGGATTATTGACTGGTTCAAAGCTGACCTACCCAATAGCGATGCCGAGGCGCGCGGCGTATCGGCGCTGAACAATGGCGAGGCGTTTTATAACTACCGGCTAGCGAACCAGACCACCACCAATCTGACCGCCGATGAAATTCACAACATCGGCCTGAGTGAAGTGGCGCGTATTCGCGGTGAGATGGAAGCGATCAAGGACAAGGTAAATTTCGAGGGCGACTTGCAGGCATTTTTCGCGTTCCTGCGCGCAGACGACCAGTTTTATTTCTCTGAAGACGACAAAGGCGCGCAGGATTATATTGACGCCGCCGAGAAGCATCTGGCTTTTATCAAAACCAAATTGCCGGAGTTTTTCGGAACCCTGCCCAAAGCCGATCTGGTCGTCAAACGCGTCGAACCTTTCCGCGAGCAGGACGGCGCGGCCCAGCATTATCGCACCGGAACGCCGGATGGATCGCGGCCAGGCACTTATTATGCGCATCTCTCCGATATGCGGGCGATGCCGATCCACAGTCTGGAAGTAATTGCCTATCACGAAGGCAATCCCGGCCATCACATGCAATCTTCCATCGCGCAGGAGTTGACAGGCATCCCTAAATTCCGTGCCCAGGGCGGGTATATCCCCGCCTTCGGCGAAGGTTGGGGGTTATATTCCGAGCTTCTGGCCAAGGAGATGGGTGCCTATGCCGATCCCTATTCCGATTTCGGACGCCTCACGACGGAGATGTGGCGCTCAATCCGGCTGGTTGTCGATACCGGGCTGCATTCCAAAGGCTGGAGCCAGGAAAAAGCGGTGCAATATTTCCTCGCCAACTCGCCAATCCCGGAAACCGCTGTTCGTTCCGAAGTGAAGCGCTATCTAGTGATGCCGGGGCAGGCGACAAGCTATAAAATCGGGATGCTAAAAATTCTTGAGTTGCGGGCCAAAGCGGAAAAAGAGCTCGGCGATAAATTGGATATTCGCGGCTTTCACGACACTGTTCTGGGCGGCGGCTCGGTTCCGTTGAACATATTGGAGAAGGTGATCGACCAGTGGATCGCCAACGAAAAAGCATCTTGA